A part of Neovison vison isolate M4711 chromosome 6, ASM_NN_V1, whole genome shotgun sequence genomic DNA contains:
- the LOC122909548 gene encoding olfactory receptor-like protein OLF4, whose amino-acid sequence MEPENDTQISEFFLLGFSEKPELQPLIFGLFLSMYLITVFGNLLIILAISTDPNLHTPMYFFLANLSFVDICFTSTTIPKMLWNIQTQSKVITYTGCVTQIYFLILFAVLDVFLLSVMAYDRFVAICHPLHYTVIMNPKLCGLLVLMSWVMCILNSLLQSLMMLRLSFCSHLHIPHFFCELNEMVQLACSDTFLNNLVMYFAAVLLGGGPFAGILYSYSKIVSSIRRISSAQGKYKTFSTCASHLSVVCLFYCTMLGVYLSSAATQSSHASAVASVMYTVVTPMLNPFIYSLRNRDIKRGLRRIIGVPVM is encoded by the coding sequence atggaaccagaaaatgaTACacaaatttctgaattttttctccTGGGATTTTCAGAGAAACCAGAATTACAGCCCCTCATATTTGGGCTTTTCCTCTCCATGTACCTGATCACTGTGTTTGGAAACCTGCTTATCATCCTGGCCATTAGCACAGACCCTAacctccacacccccatgtacttcttcctggccAACCTGTCCTTTGTAGACATCTGCTTCACCTCCACCACCATCCCCAAGATGCTGTGGAACATCCAGACTCAGAGTAAAGTCATAACCTACACAGGCTGTGTTactcagatttattttcttatactttttgCTGTGTTGGATGTCTTTCTCCTGAGTGTGATGGCTTATGACCGCTTTGTGGCCATCTGTCACCCCCTGCACTACACGGTCATCATGAACCCTAAGCTCTGTGGACTGCTGGTTCTGATGTCTTGGGTCATGTGTATCCTGAATTCCTTGCTACAAAGTTTAATGATGTTACGGCTTTCCTTCTGTTCACACTTGCATATCCCCCACTTTTTTTGTGAACTCAATGAGATGGTCCAGCTTGCCTGTTCTGACACTTTTCTGAATAACTTGGTGATGTATTTTGCAGCTGTCCTTCTGGGTGGGGGTCCTTTTGCTGGGATCCTTTACTCTTATTCTAAGATAGTTTCCTCCATACGTAGAATCTCATCAGCTCAGGGCAAGTATAAAACATTTTCCACCTGTGCATCTCACCTTTCTgttgtctgtttattttattgtacAATGCTTGGTGTGTACCTTAGCTCTGCTGCTACTCAGAGCTCCCATGCAAGTGCAGTGGCCTCAGTGATGTACACGGTGGTCACACCCATGTTGAACCCCTTCATCTATAGTCTGAGGAACAGAGACATAAAGAGGGGTCTGAGAAGAATTATTGGGGTTCCAGTGATGTAA